Proteins encoded together in one Desulfovibrio sp. UCD-KL4C window:
- a CDS encoding methyl-accepting chemotaxis protein, giving the protein MLNWISKSLLRVILVPIIFLIAVSICALIFYVQSSSYKMVLKNEVRSATSQAELVTSALGLFINDSVSAAKSLASRTEVIDIFNGNPGSAEVFFKEKVKSTPEIWGILVFDKNGKVVVSYNEDEQNLAGFDMSSRDYVKSILNGKKTYITKSIIKSKSSDDLLFGVSAAIFSAKGELTGGLAIFGDWAKFTSTFVAPIVIGADGYAAVLDASGKMLYHPSSSLILKDLSSESFIREGLSKKNGESFYNWKGRSKLMTFRTDPTTGWLVCLTAYESDLASVALQQRNVLSFMGIGIILLVSLLVFYSLRKLVVGPVKNAVSASGSMANGDLTQLISSSAQNEIGLLMRSLGSMVSSLRRVVADVQTATYQVSGGSEEIAAASEDLSSGSSEQAASVEEVSAAITQMNGNLERSTTLAEKTRKVAVKTAKDAVEGGKAVTQTVAAMRDIAERTSIIEEIARQTNLLALNAAIEAARAGEHGKGFAVVASEVRKLAERSGVAAGEIRELTGSSLDVAEKARLMLDGIIVDIRSNEEMVAEVVAASREQHEGGEQISASVHQLDEVIQRNASFAEELSSTAQELSAQAVKLQETMQFFDVDGSKKVYAGEIESEEGDDTLSLPASDLDGFERM; this is encoded by the coding sequence ATGCTCAATTGGATTTCCAAAAGTCTTTTAAGAGTTATTTTAGTTCCGATTATATTCTTAATTGCCGTAAGTATATGCGCATTGATTTTTTATGTGCAAAGTTCATCTTATAAAATGGTTTTAAAAAATGAAGTCCGATCTGCTACAAGTCAGGCTGAATTAGTTACTTCTGCATTAGGATTGTTCATAAATGACTCTGTCTCTGCTGCTAAAAGCTTGGCAAGTCGTACAGAAGTGATAGACATTTTTAATGGGAACCCTGGTTCGGCTGAAGTCTTTTTCAAGGAAAAAGTAAAATCGACCCCTGAAATATGGGGGATTCTCGTATTTGATAAAAACGGTAAAGTTGTTGTCAGCTATAATGAAGATGAACAAAACCTTGCAGGTTTTGATATGAGCTCCAGAGATTATGTTAAATCTATTTTGAATGGCAAGAAAACGTATATAACTAAGTCTATAATTAAATCTAAATCCAGTGATGATCTATTGTTTGGCGTAAGTGCTGCGATTTTTAGTGCAAAGGGCGAGTTAACAGGTGGCTTAGCTATATTCGGTGACTGGGCAAAATTCACATCCACTTTTGTGGCTCCTATTGTTATCGGCGCAGATGGCTATGCCGCTGTTTTAGATGCTTCAGGTAAAATGCTATATCATCCATCTAGCAGTCTTATTTTAAAAGATTTAAGCAGTGAATCTTTTATCAGAGAAGGTTTAAGCAAAAAAAATGGGGAGAGTTTCTATAACTGGAAAGGTCGCTCGAAATTAATGACTTTTCGAACGGATCCAACCACCGGATGGTTGGTATGCCTTACTGCTTATGAATCAGATCTTGCCTCTGTAGCTTTACAACAGCGTAATGTCCTATCGTTTATGGGGATAGGAATTATTTTATTGGTATCTTTATTAGTTTTTTATTCTTTACGGAAATTAGTAGTTGGACCGGTAAAAAATGCCGTAAGTGCTTCTGGTTCGATGGCGAATGGAGATTTAACTCAATTAATTTCCAGTTCTGCGCAAAATGAAATAGGATTACTGATGCGCTCTTTGGGTAGCATGGTATCTTCGTTACGAAGGGTTGTTGCTGATGTCCAAACGGCTACTTATCAGGTTTCGGGTGGAAGTGAAGAAATCGCCGCAGCGTCAGAGGATCTGTCTAGCGGAAGCTCAGAGCAGGCCGCTTCTGTTGAGGAAGTTTCTGCTGCAATAACCCAGATGAATGGGAATCTTGAGCGGAGTACCACTTTAGCTGAAAAAACACGTAAAGTAGCTGTTAAAACAGCCAAAGATGCCGTTGAAGGAGGTAAGGCTGTAACTCAAACTGTTGCAGCCATGCGTGATATTGCTGAGCGAACATCTATCATTGAGGAAATCGCTAGGCAGACAAATTTATTGGCCCTTAATGCTGCTATTGAAGCTGCAAGGGCAGGTGAACATGGTAAGGGATTTGCTGTAGTTGCTTCAGAAGTCAGGAAACTTGCAGAGCGAAGCGGAGTTGCAGCCGGAGAGATTAGAGAACTTACAGGTTCAAGCCTTGACGTTGCTGAAAAAGCAAGACTTATGCTTGATGGAATTATTGTTGATATCCGTAGCAATGAAGAGATGGTTGCAGAAGTCGTTGCCGCTAGCCGTGAGCAGCATGAGGGTGGGGAGCAGATCTCAGCATCAGTGCACCAGCTTGACGAAGTTATTCAAAGAAATGCTTCATTTGCAGAAGAGCTTTCTTCAACAGCTCAGGAACTATCAGCACAGGCTGTTAAGCTACAAGAAACAATGCAATTTTTTGATGTTGATGGTTCAAAAAAA